Proteins from a genomic interval of uncultured Desulfuromusa sp.:
- a CDS encoding PBP1A family penicillin-binding protein, whose product MKNSLKKYFLFLLLGTPLLGAAFLVGAYFFVSTTLPKVETLSDYQPPLITRIYADDASIIAEYSRERRILVPFEKMPKTLVQAFVAAEDSSFFKHQGINFISILRAALKNVKAGGIAQGGSTITQQVAKKLLLTSERTFTRKFKEAILAWRMEKALTKQEILYLYLNQIYLGHRAYGVEAAAENYFDKNVEELTLAESAILAGLPQAPSRYSPYRHYQRAMDRQKYVLDRMVKEGFITPEEYTQAAQEEVAIKPRLNNLLDVTAYFNEQVRRYLEERFGEEVLYTGGLQVETSINLPMQKVAQQAVKRNLRNHDKRQGYRGAQQVLDDAEIEEFIVNQEKEWTEEPLTSGRMTQAIIVGQEGDLLLCKIGSRDGTISIAESKWAAPIKFVATAAEPSGNAGEKKLTLFPRGALVEVEILDLESEVIKLGLEQTPLAQGALVAVDPFSGQIKAMVGGYDFAESQFNRAIQAKRLPGSAIKPLIYAAALDRGYTPASMILDTPLIYENIKEDTGKLEEWKPKNYEEKFYGPTRFRNALAHSRNVVTIKILEDIGVNYAANYIKKLGLETPQQRDLSMALGSTAVTPLEMLTAYTVFANGGVLVPPTYITRIRDRNGRILESIDPADFATGMAADQRLIRKPPRRVISPETAYLITNIMESVVREGTGWRAKAIDRPSAGKTGTTNDLKDAWYVGFIPQLACVSWVGYDQERPLGRSETGSRAAAPAWVTFMKEAVKQYPVENFYVPDSIEFHPIDKKNGLLLPEDDTNAYFEAFAPGTAPARMSGEEKLKAKDFFRLDLGGTL is encoded by the coding sequence ATGAAGAACTCTCTAAAAAAATATTTTTTATTTTTATTGCTCGGAACACCTTTGCTTGGGGCAGCATTTCTTGTCGGTGCTTATTTTTTCGTTTCCACAACCCTGCCAAAGGTAGAAACCCTTTCCGATTATCAGCCTCCATTGATCACCCGAATCTATGCTGATGATGCTTCTATTATCGCTGAATACTCACGTGAACGACGGATTCTGGTTCCTTTTGAAAAAATGCCGAAAACATTGGTGCAAGCCTTTGTTGCGGCTGAGGATTCGAGCTTTTTCAAACATCAGGGAATTAATTTTATCTCTATCCTGCGGGCCGCACTGAAAAATGTTAAAGCCGGGGGAATCGCCCAAGGTGGCAGTACGATTACTCAGCAGGTTGCGAAAAAGCTGTTATTGACCTCTGAGCGAACCTTCACCCGTAAATTTAAAGAAGCCATTCTTGCCTGGCGGATGGAAAAAGCTCTGACCAAACAGGAAATACTCTACCTCTATCTGAATCAGATTTACCTTGGCCATCGTGCTTATGGTGTTGAAGCCGCAGCAGAAAACTATTTTGATAAAAATGTTGAAGAATTGACATTGGCGGAATCGGCGATTCTTGCAGGTCTTCCTCAGGCACCGAGCCGCTACTCCCCTTATCGCCATTATCAGCGTGCCATGGATCGGCAGAAATACGTCCTTGATCGCATGGTTAAGGAAGGTTTCATCACCCCGGAGGAATATACCCAGGCCGCTCAGGAAGAGGTTGCTATCAAGCCTCGTTTGAATAACCTTCTCGATGTTACGGCCTATTTCAATGAGCAGGTGCGTCGTTATCTGGAAGAGCGTTTCGGGGAAGAGGTCCTCTATACCGGAGGGCTTCAGGTCGAAACCAGTATTAATTTGCCGATGCAGAAAGTTGCTCAACAGGCCGTCAAAAGAAACTTGCGGAATCATGATAAACGTCAGGGTTACCGTGGGGCTCAACAGGTTCTTGATGATGCAGAGATAGAGGAGTTCATTGTCAACCAGGAGAAGGAATGGACTGAAGAACCTTTGACCTCTGGCCGTATGACTCAGGCGATTATCGTCGGCCAAGAGGGTGATCTGCTGCTGTGTAAAATTGGTTCACGAGACGGAACGATCTCGATTGCTGAGTCGAAATGGGCCGCTCCCATTAAATTTGTCGCCACTGCGGCAGAACCGTCAGGGAACGCCGGGGAGAAAAAATTAACGCTGTTTCCTCGCGGGGCTTTGGTTGAAGTCGAGATACTTGACCTTGAGTCTGAAGTCATAAAATTGGGTCTGGAGCAGACTCCACTGGCTCAGGGTGCATTGGTCGCTGTGGATCCCTTCAGCGGACAGATTAAAGCAATGGTGGGTGGCTATGACTTTGCGGAAAGTCAATTTAATCGTGCAATCCAGGCCAAGCGTCTTCCCGGGTCGGCCATCAAACCTCTGATTTATGCTGCGGCTCTTGATCGTGGCTATACCCCTGCCAGTATGATTCTGGATACACCGCTTATTTATGAAAACATAAAAGAAGACACCGGGAAACTGGAAGAGTGGAAACCCAAGAACTACGAAGAGAAGTTCTATGGTCCAACCCGGTTTCGCAATGCTCTGGCCCACTCCCGCAATGTTGTCACTATCAAAATCCTGGAAGATATCGGGGTTAATTATGCGGCTAACTATATTAAAAAGCTCGGTTTGGAAACACCTCAGCAGCGTGATTTGTCAATGGCTCTTGGTTCAACAGCAGTGACTCCGTTGGAGATGCTGACGGCCTATACCGTATTTGCCAATGGGGGAGTTCTGGTGCCTCCGACCTATATTACCAGAATCCGTGACCGTAATGGTCGGATTCTGGAATCGATTGATCCTGCTGATTTTGCTACCGGTATGGCTGCGGACCAACGTTTGATTCGGAAGCCCCCACGGCGGGTTATTTCACCCGAAACCGCCTATTTGATTACCAATATTATGGAAAGCGTTGTCAGAGAAGGAACCGGCTGGCGCGCCAAAGCTATTGATCGCCCTTCGGCGGGGAAAACCGGGACGACAAACGATCTGAAAGATGCCTGGTATGTTGGTTTTATTCCGCAATTGGCCTGTGTTTCCTGGGTCGGTTATGACCAGGAACGGCCTTTAGGAAGAAGTGAGACAGGTTCCCGCGCCGCCGCACCCGCTTGGGTCACTTTCATGAAAGAAGCGGTGAAGCAGTATCCGGTTGAAAATTTTTATGTTCCCGATAGTATTGAGTTTCATCCGATTGATAAAAAAAATGGCTTACTTTTACCGGAAGACGACACAAATGCTTATTTTGAGGCCTTCGCTCCAGGAACGGCCCCTGCTCGTATGAGTGGTGAAGAAAAGTTAAAAGCCAAGGATTTTTTCCGCCTGGATCTGGGAGGAACATTGTAG
- the queC gene encoding 7-cyano-7-deazaguanine synthase QueC produces MKKAVVLYSGGLDSTTCMAIAREQGFKPYALSFAYGQRHTVELEKAREYAPLIGAEEHMIIDIDLRKMGGSALTADIDVPKSGVSEDEIPVTYVPARNTIFLSFALGWAEVLGAGDIYIGVNALDYSGYPDCRPEFIQAFQQMANLATKAGVEGNPYHIHAPLIDLTKAQIIQQGLSLGVNYQLTHSCYDPTPEGLSCGQCDSCRLRLKGFADAGEKDPVAYVR; encoded by the coding sequence ATGAAAAAAGCGGTCGTTCTCTATAGCGGAGGACTTGATTCTACAACTTGCATGGCAATTGCACGGGAGCAGGGATTCAAGCCCTATGCCCTCAGTTTTGCTTATGGTCAAAGGCATACTGTTGAGCTGGAAAAAGCACGTGAATATGCTCCGTTAATCGGAGCGGAAGAGCACATGATTATCGATATCGATCTACGCAAGATGGGTGGGAGTGCTTTAACCGCAGACATTGATGTCCCCAAAAGCGGCGTTTCTGAAGATGAAATTCCCGTGACCTATGTTCCGGCAAGAAATACGATATTTCTTTCGTTTGCCCTCGGTTGGGCAGAGGTTCTTGGCGCCGGCGATATCTATATCGGTGTCAACGCCCTTGATTATTCCGGATATCCGGATTGCCGCCCCGAATTTATTCAAGCCTTTCAACAGATGGCAAATCTGGCCACCAAAGCCGGAGTTGAAGGAAATCCCTACCATATCCACGCCCCGTTAATTGATTTGACAAAAGCACAAATCATCCAGCAGGGACTGTCCCTGGGAGTCAATTACCAACTCACCCACTCCTGCTATGACCCAACTCCGGAAGGACTATCCTGCGGTCAATGTGACTCCTGCCGACTGCGATTAAAAGGATTTGCTGATGCCGGAGAGAAAGATCCCGTCGCTTATGTCAGATGA
- the folE2 gene encoding GTP cyclohydrolase FolE2, with translation MPDMQQSRDTRNIAIDKVGVKDIRYPIVVMDKYREKQHTVARVNMFVDLPEHFKGTHMSRFIEVLNQHHGGISVENMETILAEMKSRLGSGRAHLELDFPYFIEKRAPVSGARSLLEYQCRMLGTQADDFDFILEASIPVTSLCPCSKEISERGAHNQRSIVTVQIRYSEHIWLEDLIQWVEECASCPVYALLKREDEKAVTEQAYDNPMFVEDMVRAVTEKLRSVAQVSWFKVQCENFESIHNHSAYAMVEGRNN, from the coding sequence ATGCCTGACATGCAGCAAAGTCGTGATACGCGTAATATTGCGATTGATAAAGTCGGGGTCAAGGATATCCGCTATCCGATTGTGGTGATGGACAAGTATCGTGAAAAACAGCACACCGTTGCCAGGGTGAACATGTTTGTCGATCTTCCCGAACACTTTAAAGGGACTCATATGAGCCGCTTTATTGAGGTTCTCAATCAACACCATGGCGGTATCAGCGTTGAAAATATGGAAACGATCCTGGCTGAAATGAAATCCCGCCTCGGATCCGGCCGGGCCCATCTGGAACTCGATTTCCCCTATTTCATTGAGAAAAGAGCTCCGGTATCCGGCGCCCGGAGCCTTCTGGAATACCAGTGTCGGATGCTGGGAACACAAGCGGATGATTTTGACTTTATTCTCGAGGCCAGTATCCCCGTGACATCACTTTGTCCTTGCTCTAAAGAAATCAGCGAACGCGGCGCCCATAACCAGCGCAGCATTGTCACAGTACAGATCAGATACTCTGAGCATATCTGGTTAGAAGATCTGATCCAATGGGTGGAAGAATGCGCAAGCTGTCCGGTGTATGCACTTCTTAAACGCGAAGATGAAAAAGCCGTAACAGAACAGGCCTACGACAACCCAATGTTTGTAGAAGATATGGTTCGTGCCGTCACGGAAAAGTTACGCTCCGTCGCACAGGTCAGCTGGTTTAAGGTTCAATGTGAAAATTTTGAATCAATTCATAACCATTCTGCTTATGCCATGGTCGAAGGACGCAACAACTAG
- the tolQ gene encoding protein TolQ — protein MLDLVFSAGPVVKLVLLILLYFSLVSWAIIFYKASVIQKAIKESDRFLDFFWTKKRFDLVGQGIKEFSHSPIANLFREGYHEMLQLKKKSADPTEPSDFSLKMDTTEMVGRALRRATTQETQRLEKYLTFLATTGSTAPFIGLFGTVWGIMDAFHGIGTTGSASLAVVAPGISEALIATAIGLAAAIPAVMGYNHFLNKVNILIGEMDNFSQELLNIVGRMEQGN, from the coding sequence TTGCTGGATCTGGTATTTAGCGCTGGCCCTGTTGTCAAACTGGTCCTGCTTATTCTGCTCTATTTTTCGCTCGTATCCTGGGCCATTATTTTTTACAAAGCTTCCGTCATTCAGAAAGCGATTAAAGAATCTGATCGATTTCTTGATTTTTTCTGGACAAAAAAACGTTTTGACCTCGTTGGACAAGGGATCAAAGAATTCAGCCACTCTCCGATCGCCAATCTTTTTCGCGAAGGCTATCATGAGATGCTGCAATTAAAAAAGAAATCTGCCGACCCCACGGAACCAAGTGATTTTTCTTTAAAAATGGATACCACCGAGATGGTCGGTCGAGCACTACGTCGTGCAACGACCCAGGAGACACAGCGTCTGGAAAAATATCTCACCTTTCTGGCAACAACAGGTTCCACCGCACCCTTTATCGGATTATTCGGAACAGTCTGGGGAATCATGGACGCGTTTCATGGGATTGGAACAACAGGGAGTGCCTCACTTGCCGTTGTTGCACCGGGAATTTCTGAGGCATTGATTGCCACTGCAATTGGTCTGGCAGCAGCTATTCCTGCGGTTATGGGATATAACCATTTTCTCAACAAAGTCAATATCCTTATCGGTGAAATGGATAATTTCAGTCAGGAACTTCTGAATATCGTCGGGCGGATGGAGCAGGGTAACTAG
- the tolR gene encoding protein TolR, whose protein sequence is MDTGTPSRGRRSSLSQINVTPFVDVMLVLLIIFMVTAPMLDQGVEVSLPEVAEAPGLPAQQEPLVVTLERSGQILIGKAKIDQLAKLGPVIQQAMKGKPDREVFLEADEKVPYGRVVQVMAAVKKAGVEKLGMVTRLPEE, encoded by the coding sequence ATGGATACAGGAACCCCATCCCGCGGGCGACGCAGTAGCCTTTCGCAAATCAACGTGACCCCATTTGTTGATGTCATGCTGGTGTTGTTGATTATCTTTATGGTCACTGCACCGATGTTGGATCAGGGTGTCGAAGTCAGTCTGCCCGAAGTTGCTGAAGCCCCGGGGTTGCCGGCTCAGCAGGAACCACTGGTGGTCACCTTGGAGCGTAGCGGCCAGATTTTAATCGGCAAAGCAAAGATTGATCAGCTTGCAAAACTGGGACCTGTCATTCAACAAGCGATGAAAGGCAAACCTGATCGCGAGGTGTTTCTTGAAGCCGATGAAAAGGTTCCCTATGGTCGGGTTGTCCAGGTGATGGCGGCAGTCAAAAAAGCTGGGGTAGAAAAGCTCGGAATGGTAACCCGCCTCCCTGAGGAATAA
- a CDS encoding energy transducer TonB, whose protein sequence is MESPRKQRWQQLQSVFEPGFKQMLLISVLLHLLVPILYYSPFFPKRAIEKPPVYRVNLVNKIVKNPQAGRPEAAPAEKKPAVKPKPKPKPKPQPKPAVKPIPVPVKPKPKPEPVKPKPIPPKPKPKPEPVKEKPKPKPTVSKAQENSLQQRLEQMRAAQEKKASEQLRKDKIAALKAAALAESSKMTSPVTDAPAGMLDGKGDEAGVSATAHVQEFIQQQWSFAKYQAVGNPEAEVKMFYNAEGTLLHYKFEKKSGNNAFDESLARAIVKSKQLNQPLPEAMEFHIFFNLKDMLDRP, encoded by the coding sequence ATGGAATCTCCTCGAAAGCAACGCTGGCAGCAACTCCAGTCAGTGTTTGAACCCGGTTTTAAGCAGATGTTATTAATTTCGGTGCTGCTGCATTTACTGGTGCCGATTCTTTACTACTCTCCGTTTTTTCCCAAACGTGCGATTGAGAAACCCCCAGTTTATCGTGTTAATCTGGTCAATAAAATTGTTAAAAATCCACAAGCCGGTCGACCTGAAGCAGCCCCGGCTGAAAAGAAACCTGCGGTAAAACCCAAACCAAAGCCCAAGCCGAAACCTCAACCGAAGCCGGCTGTTAAACCAATACCTGTTCCCGTGAAGCCTAAACCGAAACCAGAACCGGTCAAGCCAAAACCCATACCACCGAAACCGAAACCGAAGCCTGAGCCAGTCAAAGAAAAACCTAAGCCGAAACCAACCGTTTCCAAGGCCCAGGAGAATTCTCTACAGCAACGCTTGGAACAGATGCGAGCAGCTCAAGAGAAAAAAGCAAGTGAACAGCTTCGGAAAGATAAAATTGCGGCCCTAAAAGCAGCAGCTCTCGCTGAAAGCAGCAAAATGACATCACCAGTCACTGATGCTCCAGCTGGGATGTTGGACGGAAAAGGGGATGAGGCAGGTGTGAGTGCAACCGCCCATGTTCAGGAATTTATTCAACAACAATGGAGCTTTGCAAAATACCAGGCTGTCGGCAATCCTGAAGCTGAGGTGAAAATGTTTTACAATGCTGAAGGAACACTACTGCACTACAAATTTGAAAAAAAATCAGGCAATAATGCTTTTGATGAATCATTGGCCCGGGCTATTGTCAAATCAAAACAACTGAACCAACCACTTCCGGAAGCAATGGAGTTTCATATTTTCTTTAATCTCAAGGATATGTTGGACAGACCATGA
- the tolB gene encoding Tol-Pal system beta propeller repeat protein TolB: protein MKYFKINVFIIIILAFFSSAAFAARIEISAPGEQTIPLAMTRLLPMGVGAAQPAVATEFQQVLQGDLELSGLFDLVDPASFLSDAGRLGLRRTDIDFQQWRMLGTETLIKGGYSISAGKVTIELRLFDVITQRLLTGRRYSGKLTDVRKIAHTFADQILLSLTGEKGPFSTKIAFISKRSGHKELYLMDVDGHQPVRMTNHRSIVLNPDFSPTRKELIFTSYSKDNPDLYRKEIYTGRESRLSLKQGLNIGGRYSPDGREIAITLSKDKNSEIYLIGTDGTIHKRLTNHYSIDVDPSWSPKGNKIAFVSDRRGNPNIFIVDIRTLEVSRLTYEGKYNATPAWSPKGDRIAYARMDNGVFNIFTIREDGTDERQLTFGAGSKEHPRWSPDGRFLIYSADLNGGEKSLWIIRADGTGGKRISARGSNDSHPAWSGRW, encoded by the coding sequence ATGAAATACTTTAAAATTAACGTTTTTATCATCATAATCCTGGCCTTCTTCTCCTCTGCTGCTTTTGCGGCCAGAATTGAAATAAGTGCCCCGGGAGAGCAGACCATACCCCTTGCCATGACCCGCTTACTACCAATGGGAGTCGGTGCTGCACAGCCCGCAGTGGCAACTGAATTTCAACAGGTTCTGCAGGGAGACCTGGAACTTTCCGGTCTTTTCGACCTGGTTGATCCAGCCTCTTTTTTAAGTGATGCCGGTAGACTGGGGCTGCGCAGAACAGATATTGATTTTCAGCAGTGGCGGATGCTTGGAACGGAAACCCTGATTAAGGGCGGATACAGTATTTCAGCAGGAAAGGTGACCATTGAGCTGCGCCTTTTTGATGTGATTACCCAGAGGTTATTAACCGGACGACGTTATTCCGGCAAGCTGACCGATGTTCGCAAAATTGCCCACACTTTCGCAGATCAGATATTGCTGAGTTTAACAGGCGAAAAAGGTCCATTTTCAACCAAGATTGCTTTTATCTCCAAACGATCGGGGCACAAAGAACTCTACCTGATGGATGTTGATGGGCACCAACCCGTCCGCATGACCAATCATCGCTCAATCGTTCTGAATCCCGACTTTTCACCGACCCGCAAAGAGTTGATTTTTACCTCCTACAGCAAGGATAATCCCGACCTTTACCGGAAAGAAATTTACACGGGCCGCGAATCACGTTTATCTCTGAAGCAAGGATTGAATATTGGCGGGCGTTATAGCCCGGATGGCCGTGAAATTGCCATTACCCTTTCCAAAGATAAAAATTCCGAAATCTACTTAATCGGAACCGATGGAACCATCCATAAACGTTTGACCAATCATTATAGTATTGATGTCGACCCGAGCTGGAGCCCAAAGGGAAACAAGATTGCCTTTGTTTCTGATCGGCGCGGCAATCCCAATATTTTCATTGTCGATATTCGTACCCTTGAGGTCAGCCGACTGACCTATGAAGGAAAATACAATGCAACTCCCGCCTGGAGTCCAAAGGGGGACAGAATTGCTTATGCCCGCATGGATAATGGCGTGTTTAATATTTTTACCATTCGTGAAGATGGGACCGATGAAAGACAACTGACATTTGGCGCAGGGAGCAAGGAACATCCCCGTTGGAGTCCTGATGGGCGGTTCCTGATTTATTCAGCTGATCTGAATGGCGGTGAAAAATCCTTATGGATTATCCGTGCTGACGGTACGGGAGGGAAACGAATTTCGGCCCGCGGCAGCAATGATTCTCACCCCGCCTGGTCTGGTCGTTGGTAA